From the Octadecabacter antarcticus 307 genome, one window contains:
- a CDS encoding SDR family oxidoreductase, which produces MGRVSGRSCIVTGAAQGIGRAIGESLLDEGADVCFADINAERLGDVVEANATRAANTGAKITHYPVDVANREQVRAMIDHTVSVFGKLDVKFNNAGVNRPMNFLDVTEANWKFIMDINGLGVLIGMQEAARQMIAQGHGGKIINTASVASRQGYDNVAPYCASKWAVVSLTQSGARDLAKHAITVTGFAPGVVATEMWDQVDQDLMAIGASERPGQAMEEFSTDILKGRVATPDDITGTTTFLASKDSDYMTGQIIMIDGGMTLV; this is translated from the coding sequence ATGGGGCGTGTTTCGGGCCGATCCTGTATTGTTACAGGGGCCGCACAAGGTATCGGGCGTGCCATCGGGGAGTCGCTTTTAGATGAAGGCGCTGACGTTTGTTTCGCCGACATCAATGCGGAGCGGTTGGGCGATGTTGTTGAAGCCAATGCAACCCGCGCCGCCAATACTGGCGCCAAGATCACGCATTACCCTGTTGATGTAGCCAACCGCGAACAAGTCCGTGCCATGATTGACCACACTGTGTCAGTCTTCGGCAAACTGGATGTCAAATTCAATAATGCGGGCGTGAACCGCCCAATGAATTTTCTTGATGTGACGGAGGCGAACTGGAAGTTCATTATGGATATCAATGGCCTTGGTGTGCTGATTGGCATGCAAGAAGCTGCTCGTCAGATGATTGCCCAAGGGCATGGCGGTAAGATCATTAACACCGCCTCCGTCGCCAGCCGTCAGGGATACGACAACGTCGCCCCGTATTGTGCCAGTAAATGGGCCGTCGTGTCGTTGACCCAATCGGGCGCGCGCGATCTGGCCAAGCATGCCATTACCGTCACCGGCTTTGCACCGGGCGTCGTGGCGACCGAAATGTGGGACCAAGTGGATCAAGATTTGATGGCAATCGGCGCGTCTGAACGCCCCGGCCAAGCGATGGAAGAATTCTCAACCGACATCCTGAAAGGCCGCGTGGCCACACCAGATGACATCACCGGAACAACCACTTTTCTGGCATCAAAAGACAGTGACTATATGACTGGCCAAATCATCATGATCGACGGAGGCATGACGCTGGTTTAG
- a CDS encoding ABC transporter permease — protein sequence MAGMSKAQIGGILARQGILIAFALFIIGFTLANEKFLSADNVLSVVRSSAILGVMALGVTFVVISGNLDLSVGSMMSFSTIVVLDLHDKVGPAIAIPLMFAMTIALGALIGFLVGYLKLNSLIVTLGMLSAIHGLTLTYSGGKNMDIVDKQGTWFSVFGQGTALGIPVPIIMFLLVAAFLGLVLARTPFGRKVYAVGGNGTAATFSGIPRARTVFYCYVISAACVATAGLIQASRSMGSQNTVGQGLELEVLAAVILGGASLLGGSGTIFKTLIGVLILGFIQNGLLLVGLQFYVQFVVTWVIIILAVWLDIAAKRGKFWSTIA from the coding sequence ATGGCCGGAATGTCAAAAGCACAGATTGGCGGCATCTTAGCGCGGCAAGGTATCTTGATCGCCTTCGCACTTTTTATCATTGGCTTCACGCTGGCCAACGAAAAATTCCTGAGCGCTGATAACGTGCTGAGCGTCGTGCGTTCGTCCGCAATTTTAGGCGTCATGGCGTTGGGGGTTACATTCGTGGTCATCAGCGGCAATCTGGACCTGTCCGTCGGGTCGATGATGTCTTTTTCCACCATCGTTGTGCTGGATTTGCACGACAAGGTCGGCCCCGCAATCGCCATCCCGCTGATGTTTGCTATGACCATCGCGCTGGGGGCGCTGATCGGGTTTCTTGTCGGCTACCTCAAGCTCAATTCACTCATCGTCACGCTTGGCATGTTGTCGGCGATCCACGGGCTTACGCTGACCTATTCGGGTGGCAAAAATATGGATATTGTCGACAAACAAGGCACGTGGTTCAGCGTCTTCGGGCAGGGCACGGCGCTGGGTATTCCGGTGCCGATTATTATGTTCCTATTGGTGGCTGCCTTCCTGGGCTTGGTGCTGGCGAGGACCCCATTTGGGCGCAAAGTCTATGCGGTGGGTGGCAACGGCACGGCGGCGACGTTCTCCGGTATCCCGCGCGCGCGCACTGTATTTTATTGCTACGTCATCTCTGCGGCCTGCGTCGCGACGGCGGGACTGATCCAAGCCAGCCGTTCGATGGGGTCACAAAATACTGTTGGGCAGGGGTTGGAACTTGAAGTTCTGGCGGCTGTCATCCTTGGCGGTGCGTCCCTGCTTGGCGGGTCCGGTACAATTTTCAAAACGCTCATCGGGGTGTTGATCCTTGGGTTTATCCAAAATGGTCTGCTGCTCGTGGGGCTTCAGTTCTACGTCCAGTTCGTTGTGACGTGGGTCATCATCATCCTTGCAGTCTGGCTCGATATAGCAGCCAAGCGCGGCAAGTTCTGGTCAACGATCGCTTAG
- a CDS encoding ABC transporter permease, whose protein sequence is MQAGKLSTYLSKGAIWGFIVLELIFFSVAGEFLSITDKAFMDIDNMLLLLKQSAPIGIIAIGMTIIMINGNIDLSVGAIFALSGIILLDSMTWPIFAGLGNWVIPVSWLLALLTGITLGFINGLIVWKTGVDAFIVTLGSMLGYRGLVFMYNGENPTSHLNWTLVDFAELEFLGLHTATWFLLIVTAIIWFIMTRTVHGRNAYAIGDNREAAVNAGIRVGPHMLINFMIIGFLAALSAVVFYSESGSVNPNDGQLYELWVITAVVLGGTKLTGGAGSIISTFGGVIAIQLLRKGLGHIGADTSTVNLVIGIILIAVLILDRQLNAKGKEELKI, encoded by the coding sequence ATGCAAGCTGGAAAACTCTCAACCTATTTAAGCAAAGGCGCCATTTGGGGCTTCATCGTGCTGGAACTGATCTTCTTTTCCGTTGCAGGCGAATTCCTGTCGATCACAGACAAGGCGTTCATGGATATCGACAACATGCTGTTGTTGCTAAAGCAATCTGCCCCCATCGGCATCATTGCGATTGGCATGACCATTATCATGATCAACGGTAACATCGACCTGAGCGTCGGGGCGATCTTTGCCCTGTCGGGGATAATTTTACTGGATTCCATGACGTGGCCGATCTTTGCGGGCCTTGGCAATTGGGTGATCCCTGTCTCATGGCTGCTGGCCCTGCTGACGGGAATTACACTGGGGTTCATCAACGGTCTGATCGTGTGGAAAACTGGCGTTGATGCCTTCATCGTGACACTTGGCTCCATGCTTGGCTATCGCGGGCTGGTGTTCATGTATAACGGTGAAAATCCCACATCACACCTGAACTGGACGCTGGTGGATTTCGCGGAACTTGAGTTTCTGGGGCTGCACACGGCGACGTGGTTCTTGCTGATTGTTACGGCGATCATCTGGTTTATCATGACCCGCACAGTCCACGGTCGAAACGCTTATGCCATTGGTGACAACCGCGAGGCGGCCGTAAATGCGGGCATCCGCGTCGGACCCCATATGCTAATCAACTTCATGATCATCGGATTTCTGGCCGCGCTGTCTGCGGTGGTATTTTATTCGGAAAGTGGATCGGTAAATCCCAACGACGGCCAGCTCTATGAACTTTGGGTCATCACAGCCGTTGTTCTTGGTGGCACCAAGCTGACGGGTGGCGCGGGGTCGATCATTTCGACTTTTGGCGGGGTCATCGCGATCCAGCTGTTGCGCAAGGGTCTGGGCCATATCGGGGCGGATACATCGACTGTGAACCTCGTGATCGGGATCATCTTGATCGCTGTGCTGATCCTTGATCGCCAGTTGAACGCCAAAGGCAAAGAGGAGTTGAAGATATGA
- a CDS encoding sugar ABC transporter substrate-binding protein encodes MNFTTKAALVCTTALLGTAAAAETMTIGITQNNVGVDSYQTTYEQSFIAAAEANPDVEVVVLDAGGDVARQIAQMEDLIQQEVDAIIIWPTNGEAVIPAVRKAFQAGIPVVVTNSNIAEAGFEFVSSFSGPDNITQGSRSAEIMCERFTALGIQGDARVVQISGQPGYTTAIERAKGFEDRLPEVCPNVTLVETQPGDWNREKSQQVMEAFLVKYDDIDGVYAGDDNMGVGALNAANAAGRTDGITFVGATNFAVGYEAMGRGEYWGSIYQSPVDDAEAALKTALDLLAGEELPFLNYFDTPKITQDNMGDYTKPVF; translated from the coding sequence ATGAATTTCACCACAAAAGCAGCACTCGTCTGCACAACTGCGCTTCTTGGCACCGCTGCCGCAGCGGAGACGATGACAATCGGTATCACCCAAAACAACGTCGGTGTAGACAGCTACCAAACAACATATGAGCAGTCGTTTATCGCTGCTGCAGAAGCCAATCCTGATGTTGAAGTCGTGGTTTTGGATGCCGGCGGCGACGTGGCGCGCCAAATTGCCCAAATGGAAGACCTGATCCAACAAGAAGTTGATGCGATCATCATCTGGCCAACCAACGGCGAAGCAGTGATCCCAGCCGTGCGCAAAGCGTTTCAGGCGGGTATCCCTGTGGTCGTGACGAATTCCAACATCGCCGAAGCCGGCTTTGAATTTGTCTCGTCCTTCTCTGGCCCTGACAACATCACGCAGGGTTCACGCTCAGCTGAGATAATGTGTGAGCGTTTCACTGCACTCGGCATCCAAGGCGACGCACGCGTTGTGCAAATCTCTGGTCAGCCTGGCTACACAACGGCCATCGAGCGCGCCAAAGGCTTTGAAGATCGCCTTCCCGAAGTTTGCCCGAACGTCACGCTTGTTGAAACACAGCCTGGCGATTGGAACCGCGAAAAGTCCCAGCAGGTCATGGAAGCGTTTCTTGTGAAGTATGACGACATCGACGGCGTTTACGCTGGTGACGACAACATGGGCGTAGGCGCATTGAATGCCGCAAACGCGGCAGGCCGCACAGACGGTATCACGTTTGTGGGCGCTACAAACTTCGCAGTCGGCTACGAGGCCATGGGCCGTGGCGAATATTGGGGTTCGATCTATCAGTCCCCAGTTGACGACGCAGAAGCTGCTTTGAAAACTGCTTTGGATCTCCTTGCAGGCGAAGAGCTGCCGTTCCTGAACTACTTCGACACACCGAAGATCACGCAGGACAACATGGGCGATTACACCAAGCCTGTATTCTAA